The window TCCTTCATATTCAACCCGGACTTGGCTCCGTGTTCTTTCATTTCTTTCGCATTCGATTCCAATAGTATTCCCAACAAGTCGCCGTCTTGCTTGTTGCCATCTTCTTCAGTtttgtttgcttcttcttccattCTTTTGCTGATAATGCTGCGAAATATCGATTCGATTTCTTCAGTGAGTTGGTTCAGCCTCCTGTTTGCTTTCGTCGGCATGTACCTGCACCGGTTcgttattattaaaaaatagtctcatttgtgAACAGTATGAGTTTTGATGAACAGTTGTTAAAATATGACTGAGAAAGGGAAAATGTGGTGAGAAAATTCCTGtaaatagaaatgagactaatttttatagacagatcatgatggaaaaatgacactattttttgtggacggcaTACCTCCATCCAGGAAGGTAGAGAGAGCGATTAGCCTGCAAGATGCATGCGGCTTGCTGTTTTTGGAGGCGGGCGATCTTCTCTCCATTGTCATTGCTAATTCCAAATGCTGCGCGTGAAACCACATCGGCCGTCATAGCCTGAAGATAAGGCCATACGTCCAACTCTATCGAGCCATCGATCCTTGGGATTTCGTCCCATTTTCTCAGCATAATACTGCAGCTCATGTGAAATGATCCCACCATATTCTGTTCATGtacataatattaattgttgttatgaataaaattaacgtttacaaataaaaacacttCAATTTCCTATGACTTACCTTGAGTTTTTGGACATGGAAGGCCGGACTGATCAATTTCCTATGCTTGGTCCATTCATCTTGCTCAAGCATCACCAGTCCCTTCCCAAGCATCTTATTCAATGGGCTAGTTGGCATCTTCACAAACATataattcttcatcaaaatgtCTCTTAAGCTTCAGGGTCCGAGAGTATCAGAGCCGGCCTTGGTCCGAACCACACAAAGCTTTTCTTACCTGccaagattttatatagtgttattttataagttaaaatacagtaacaaaaaatatttaatatttaattactgaAAATGTGTCAGTCTGAGTGAGACGTATGTTACCATGATTCTTGAAAGCCGCGTAGAAGATAGGGTAAACCCTAGACACAATATCGTTCGTGAACTCCATGGATTGGTTTTTGGCATTTTTTAAGATGGCGGTCGACTCTTTGAGATCTCCGGTCATCAGCCGGTATGGGTTTCCGGCAAAGCCTTGGCGGCGGAGGTGGTTTTCGAGGCTTTTAGGGGTGAACCATACCCAGTTCAAGAATTTCCAAACATACAAGAGTGAGATAAGAGCACAAGAAATTAAGAGAAAGCATGTGAAAAGCCCcatattttgagttttggaTATGGATTGATGAGAAAGGTAGAAGTttgattagttatttataGATGATGGAGTTGTAACTGAAGCTACAAATGGACACACACGGGATAAGATTGGATATCCATAGTAAATCATGTTCTAGAAAAGTGGATGCGACACGAAATTTGACATAAGTTATTGGTTAAGATTCTTTTATCCAAAGTAGATAATGTGATCATTAATTACACCTGTTAACAAGAAAATTGACTGTGAcatgaattttgataaaagTGAATTGTCAATGCATATAATACAAGGGTACTAGtgataaatatacataaaaagttgtatatatatataattgaatattatactacctccatcccccattaggagtcacacttccgtttctgcactcgttttaaaaaaatgataataaatagttaaagtggagaaatggtaaagtggAGAAGTGGATAATAAAagtctacattattctctctcttactttaccatttctccactttaactatttattatcatttttataaaacgagtgcagaaacggaagtgtgactcctaatgggggacggaggaagtaaatattttagattaaaaattaatttctaaatatgaatcagcttaaaataaattacacgctaatcattttgtaaaaattagaaaaaatgttgaaaaaaattaaatttttattagtatatttttgttaatttttccATATCTATTATTTTGGGTAAGATGTGATGAGGTTAATGAAAGGTGATGATAATTTGGAAAATATAGAAGAgaaatttactaataaaacCAAATTAGCTTCGATTTTGTATGGAAAATATAGAAGAGAAACACGATGATGTTTGTTTAAAGGTGGATTCTTGAATGGATATAAAGTAGGCAAATAGTTGTAAagtttaaattcatttatttttcatgtgtcATGaagaagggagtactatttcaTTTAGTCAGTTACATTTCCTTTAATGTGCAACAATAAAATGATGCTCTCTTATCCATCTCTCGAGATACCGTTCATCCATTCtcttatatttgtatatttatgtatactttatttcaacttttgatagttatattatttttaaattatcttttggcttatttaagaaaagttttccattgatttacaaaaaattacatttgttttattaaaaacatcattgtactttaaaaaatggtactaattgaacaaaatttcattatttaaaatgcgacttaaattcatatattataatttgtagataATTTATTTCAGCTTTAATGGGtgcattatttttacttaGAAATCATCTTTTGCTTATTCAATCAGATATTCATTGCataaaaataggaaataaAAAGTAGAAATCATCTTATTTTGTGGCTATAGTTGTATTCCTTTGTAGAAATTTGTGTTATGTGTTCAACTATCGTGACAACAAACCAAACAAGCCCTTAGTATTTTTAGACCGAAAATTTCAACGTAAACATGATTTTGTATGATtccgataaaattaactataaaactaaaattaaaaaaaaccatTACTTGTGTCCGCCGTTACCTACTACTTCAAATTAactataaaagtaaaattaacaCGAATTGTTTTATCCATTTGTAGTAATACCTACTAGTTCAAATTAAATCCGCATCGCAACCAgcatattccttttttatcATAGGTGTAACTAATTAACATGTGATCCACTATTGGATAAATAGTCCTATCTCGTGTATGCCCAATTGTCTATTTAATTGAAGGATAAAAGCTTCAGTTACAACTCTAACATCTATAAATGTAGCAAATGAACCTCTCTTTTCCTCACTTCAAAACCAATCCACACAAAATATGGAGCTTTTCTCATGCTCTCTCTTGATATCTTGTGCTCTTGTCTCCCTCTTTTATGTTTGGAAATTCTTGAACTGGGTTTGGTTCACTCCCAAAAGCCTCGAAAACCACCTCCGCAGCCAGGGCTTTGCCGGGAACCCTTACCGGCTGATGACTGGTGACCTCAAAGATTCGGCCGCCATCATTAAAAATGCCGAGAACCAATCCATGGAGTTCACGAACGATATCGTGTCTAGGGTTTACCCTATTTTCTACGCGGCTTTCAAGAATCATGGTAACACATGTCTCACTCAGACtgacacattttctaaaataaaatattaattaatttttgttattgtattttaacttataaaataacactGTATAAAATCTTGGCAGGTAAGAAAAGCTTTGTATGGTTCGGGCCAAGGCCGGCACTGATACTTTCGGAGCCTGAATCCGTAAGAGATGttttgatgaagaattatGCCTTCGTGAAGATGCCGACTAGCCCACTGAATAAGATGCTTGGGAGGGGACTGGTGATGCTTGAGCATGATGAATGGACCAAGCATAGAAAATTGATCAATCCAGCCTTCCATGTCCAGAAACTCAAGGTAGGGTTTCATTCATCTATATGGTTTTTGGCTAAGGAAAtagaagtattttatttttgaatatttacttttattgatgacAACAATTAATTGTTATGTGCATGAGCAGAATATGGTGGGATCATTTCACATGAGCTGCAGTATTATGCTGAGAAAATGGGACGAAATCCCAAGGATCGATGGATCGATAGAGTTGGACGTATGGCCTTATCTTCAGGCTATGACGGCTGATGTGGTTTCGCGGGCTGCTTTTGGAATTAGCAATGACAACGGAGAGAAGATCGCCCGCCTCCAAAAACAGCAAGCCGCATGCATCTTGCAGGCTAATCGCTCTCTCTACCTTCCTGGATGGAGGTAtgccgtccacaaaaaatagtgtcatttttccattatgATATGTCTGCAAAAACtagtctcatttctatttatgagAATTTTCTCACCACAttttccctttctctctcacaatTTAACAAATGTTCATTAAAAGTCGTACTGTTcacaaatgagactattttttaataataatgaacTGGTACAGGTACATGCCGACGAAAGCAAACAGGAGACTGAAGCAACTCACTGAAGAAATTGAATCGATATTTTGCAGCATTATCAGCAAAAGaatggaagaagaagcaaacaaaAGTGAAGAAGATGGCAACAAGGAAGACGCAGACTTGTTGGGAATACTATTGGAATCGAATgcaaaagaaatgaaagaaCACGGAGCCAAGTCCGGGTTGAACATGAAGGATGTGATGGAAGAGTGCAAGAACTTCTTCTTTGCCGGCCAAGACACCTCGGCCGCTCTCCTCTCCTGGACAATGATTCTACTTAGCAAGAACCAGGACTGGCAAACCCGTGCCAGGGACGAGGTTCTGCAAGCTTTCGGGACGAGGAAACCCGACTACCAAGAGCTTAACCACCTTAAAATTGTGAGTACTTATCGAAAAATGTTATATCGCATACCTTATATGCTTTGCATCCGTGAACACCATCCTCGTTTTGTTCATAATTccaaaacacataattaaatgaaaattaagtgaatattccctccgtccataacTACTAAAGTTCTCTTAGTAGTGGATGacacataattaaatgaaaattggtaaagtaggaAACAGACAAAAGagacttttaattaaaattggtaaagtaggaTAAAAAAAGGGCCGTTGGTTATATtactgaaaatagaaaaagattaatttttgtggacgaacaaaaataaaaaattaaattattttttgtgaacagacgtactatatatatgtataatgttAAATAGTCTCTAATATTAAAGAGGTGTGCAGTTGGGCATGATCTTGCACGAGGTTCTGAGGCTGTACCCGCCGATAGTGATGCTGGCGCGTCACACTGATAAGGCTGACGCGTCAGGGAAGGTGACCATACCGGCCGGGGTGCAGCTGATGCTGCCAGTGCTACTACTTCATCACGATGTTGAGACGTGGGGACCTGACGCGAAAGAGTTCAATCCGGAGAGGTTTGCGCAGGGCGTGTCGGGGGCCACAAAGGGCCAGCTCACCTACCTGCCATTCGGGTGGGGGCCGAGGGGCTGCATTGCGCAGAATTTCGCGATGCTGCAGACGAAGATGACTATGGCTACCATTCTGCAGAACTATTCGTTCCGGTTGTCGCCTTCGTATTTGCACGCTCCTCTTACGGTCGTGAGCCTCCAGCCTCAGCATGGAGCGCACTTGATTCTTACCAAGATTTGAGGTTGTGTTTGTCATTgtgtatttgtttatttgtgtCTTTGGTCATCTATGTCTGTAATGAGTAATTACTACTTTTGAATAATGATTTTATCAATGAAGAAAACTATTGAGTATTGATGAATGAAATCTTAATTATCTCTAGTGTTTAGATCAATCACTATTGGGGGTgtggaaaaataatgaatatctGTATGCCAAACATATCGGACCCAATATTTAAAGTACTGAATGTTCCATATACCGTGATTTTTAGTATGATACAATACCTCATTGTAAGAGTTCATAACtataacaatataaattttcatatgattGTGGCATACTGTGATTTACGTTACATACAAGCATCATTATGTTACAATGAATaccaaatatatttatatgtatagtaaatatatatattggggagcattagggtgccaccatagtTAGAGTGACAACATACCACCAACCTcgtgctgccacgtggcacgcTATCCAGCAATATTAGGGGTGTATCCAACAATATCATAGTAAGCGTTTTAGATGGTTTTCTACAGATTGCATGATAGTACTACGTGGATTGCTGTGTGGAGTGCTGAGTATTGCTGTATTAgctataaaacaaaataatggtGTAAAAAAGCAAtctgtctatatatatactggCACTGAAACAGAAACATTCTATGCCTATACAACTATACTCAACAATCTACACAGCAATCCACTATTACTATCATGCAATCTGTGAACGCATACTAATGAATATTGCTGGATATGTCTCTAATGTTGTACGTTGTCACTTTGAAAAGGATTGTCATCTTAACGTAatcctatatttataatataattaattatattatattttattgtaactTTGTAAGTCGTTTTCTCCTCAACcaatatattattgattttattgattttcttatACACGAGCCCACCGGCCATATTGAGACTTCGAGCCCAGCTAATCTGAAATCAACTTAGGCCCAAAGTATTCGATTAAATCCGGTAACACACATATTTAATAAGAATCGTAAGTAAAATATGACCCTATAATTCAATGTCAAGATTTGTTTCAACTAAATTAAGGAAaatcttgcatgtcacaatcACAAATCTTatgaacaaaagaaaacataactCATGAAAAAGACCACTAAACTAGACAACAAAGTAAAAGCTTTCTTTCTTAGTACTCCACTTTTTAGTGTGGGAGAATGTGATTGGCCTGCTTGGATCCAACACGAGTAtcaccttttttttgttttaacttCACGTTCAACGTGAGACAACTCACAAATGAATATCTCAACATCCTCGCACTAATCTTTCCCTTATAAATATTGCCATATCTATGGAATAATGTCACTACTCTTTCATTGACAAAACTAGCAATGGGTGATTTCACATGTTCATTGGCAATCTCTTGTGCAATTCTTGCTCTAGTATATGTCACCTCCAAATTCTTGAATTGGATATGGATTAGGCCAAAGAAGCTGGAGAAATTCCTGAGACAGCAAGGTTTCCATGGAAATTCTTACAATCTTTTCCATGGAGACTTAGCAGAAATGAAGGCGGCTACGAGAGAAGCCCTGTCCATACCCATCAACTTCTCCAATGATATTTTTCCTAGAGTCAGTCCCTTCTACCACAAAGCTTTACAAAAATACGGTATGCACTTCACTTTCTTCTCGTCTAAGAGCATTAGCAACGCATGCAAAGAGGTTGTGAGTTGCGGTCTGGCCCCAGCCCCGCTAGTGGTTGTGttaaccttttttttcaaattgataaattactatacttttataattaatttagttttttttctataaatacaaCACCAAACGAAATCAAACATTTACAGTTCATCTTCATTTTTGACAACTCTCTAAAATCtaatttcatgaatttaaaGTAAGTAGAAGTTATAGTTATGTAGGAACTTTTAGTTgttcttaatttaaaataacgaaaataaaaatattatagaattagagaataattaaaaaatgaggtGTGGTTTAATTTGAGGTACAAAATGAAGTCTAAGTTTGAGGTATTGTTGTATGATGTGAGGTTTGAGTGAAAATGCAAATGGCTTAGCTTTATAGTCTCATATCTTTGAATAGTTTTAAGATTGTTTTGGTGTGTAGGTGAGAATTGCTTTGTCTGGATTGGGCCAAGACCCGTAGTCTTAATATCCGATCCTGAGATATTTCGAGAGATCATGTCGAAGAATTATGTTTTTCCGAAGCCTCATGGCAGACCGGTTAAACGACTGATTGCAAGAGGGTTGGCCTCGCTTGAGGCCGACAAATGGAGCAAGCACCGAAAGCTCATTAATCCGGCGTTCCATGTCGACAAATTGAAGGTAGTGTgcatgaattaattttgtttgaaattgtttgtgtttttgattttgtttgatgCAATTAAGCAGCATATGGTTCCATCTTTCTACTTGAGCTGTGGTGAAATGTTGAGCAAATGGGATGAGATTGTGGGAAATGAAGGAGGTCGTGAAGTGGATGTGTGGCCTCATCTTCAGACAATGACGAGTGATGTGATTTCAAGAACTGCGTTCGGGAGTAGCTACGAGGAAGGGAGGAAGATATCGCGTCTGCAAAGCGAGCAAACGAAGCGTACCGTGGGAGAGGATCGATCTATCCACATCCCGGGATACAGGTGATGCATGCATGTGT is drawn from Salvia hispanica cultivar TCC Black 2014 chromosome 6, UniMelb_Shisp_WGS_1.0, whole genome shotgun sequence and contains these coding sequences:
- the LOC125197482 gene encoding cytochrome P450 CYP72A219-like; protein product: MELFSCSLLISCALVSLFYVWKFLNWVWFTPKSLENHLRSQGFAGNPYRLMTGDLKDSAAIIKNAENQSMEFTNDIVSRVYPIFYAAFKNHGKKSFVWFGPRPALILSEPESVRDVLMKNYAFVKMPTSPLNKMLGRGLVMLEHDEWTKHRKLINPAFHVQKLKNMVGSFHMSCSIMLRKWDEIPRIDGSIELDVWPYLQAMTADVVSRAAFGISNDNGEKIARLQKQQAACILQANRSLYLPGWRYMPTKANRRLKQLTEEIESIFCSIISKRMEEEANKSEEDGNKEDADLLGILLESNAKEMKEHGAKSGLNMKDVMEECKNFFFAGQDTSAALLSWTMILLSKNQDWQTRARDEVLQAFGTRKPDYQELNHLKILGMILHEVLRLYPPIVMLARHTDKADASGKVTIPAGVQLMLPVLLLHHDVETWGPDAKEFNPERFAQGVSGATKGQLTYLPFGWGPRGCIAQNFAMLQTKMTMATILQNYSFRLSPSYLHAPLTVVSLQPQHGAHLILTKI